One part of the Denticeps clupeoides chromosome 16, fDenClu1.1, whole genome shotgun sequence genome encodes these proteins:
- the LOC114765544 gene encoding uncharacterized protein LOC114765544 isoform X1 — translation MAISLDLLLFCTVAVQIASTSFYGGSMTFFPGERHQDGTLEVSVYYRESSNKSCGGQLNWDCLHGDCGNLLNSEAFVTDQGNSDLFPWCQSEGHMARILVNDSPFILGSSGCCWDINATGWRLDTLVDMGTRSDTQLPNSSPITATVPKLRIPQNCFSNVSLLAYDPNGDDVRCRFASDAGVNCSFCSHPDISLDQDLCSLNAINPLALGVHVFEMVLEDFPTKDINSTYRDGSSVVKHSPKQTADPTPLSRIPLQFAVEMLSPVENCTSGEVQPRFLTPTPSHGDIQKATVGQVLVITLRAQFAHSPILDFQVSGPWNMSKTTVNQSSTIAIATIRWTPQESDTGRSVPICFTADALTSQSEMRCIQVSVNQSPMPEQSMTGEGAVSCKGNLINIVLSKASLQGVDLNWLHLNDPSCSLTANDTHIMGTVSLNTCGTVIEDSGDFIVFKNEINTFEVASAVISRRSHIKIGFSCQYPKEANAISRYMIPDFNYVFTESSFGSFGYSFDIFTDQTFETVVGPSNYPVKTKLLEKIYMGIESHSSFPNTQLFVESCRGTPDGNPQNPVFYDFLQNGCLLDETMMEHSDNPNKYYFEIEAFRFSGDQNQVFISCSVILCAQDEPNSRCSLGCLQSPYRRKRDVAMETGVHYLTQGPIVVVREDMHTEGREQLTPRIQQTLSLKRRKSGRKLRDAH, via the exons ATGGCCATCTCTCTGGATTTGTTGCTGTTCTGTACAGTGGCTGTTCAAATTGCTTCTACAAGTTTCTATGGTGGATCTATGACATTTTTCCCCGGAGAAAGACACCAGGATGGAACACTTGAA GTGAGCGTCTACTACAGGGAGTCCAGCAATAAAAGTTGTGGGGGGCAACTCAACTGGGACTGTCTACATGGGGACTGTGGCAACCTCTTAAATTCTGAGGCATTTGTAACAGACCAGGGCAACTCAGATCTTTTCCCATGGTGCCAGTCTGAGGGCCACATGGCCAGAATCCTTGTGAATGATTCTCCCTTCATTTTGGG ATCTTCAGGGTGCTGCTGGGATATTAATGCCACAGGATGGAGACTGGACACTCTTGTTGACATGGGAACACGCTCTGACACACAGCTTCCAAATTCATCCCCCATCACTGCTACTGTTCCAAAACTAAG AATTCCACAAAACTGCTTTTCAAATGTTAGCCTTCTGGCCTACGACCCAAATGGAGATGATGTGAGGTGCAGATTTGCATCAGATGCCGGGGTCAATTGTTCATTCTGTTCACATCCAGATATCAGCCTTGACCAG GATCTGTGTAGTTTGAATGCAATTAATCCCCTGGCATTAGGGGTGCATGTGTTTGAAATGGTGCTGGAAGATTTCCCAACTAAAGACATCAACAGTACGTACAGAGATGGGTCATCTGTAGTCAAGCATTCTCCCAAACAGACAGCAGACCCCACACCACTGAGCAGAATCCCCCTGCAATTTGCTGTTGAAA TGCTTTCCCCAGTGGAAAACTGTACCTCTGGAGAGGTACAACCACGCTTCCTCACACCAACTCCTTCCCATGGGGATATTCAGAAGGCAACAGTGGGACAAGTCCTTGTCATCACCCTCCGAGCCCAGTTTGCCCACAGTCC tatctTGGACTTCCAGGTGAGCGGGCCTTGGAATATGAGCAAGACAACGGTGAATCAGAGCAGTACGATTGCCATAGCAACAATAAGATGGACGCCTCAGGAAAGCGACACGGGACGTTCTGTTCCGATCTGTTTCACTGCTGATGCATTAACAAG CCAGTCAGAGATGAGGTGTATACAAGTGAGTGTAAATCAGTCACCGATGCCTGAGCAGTCAATGACAG GTGAAGGTGCAGTGTCATGTAAGGGGAACCTTATAAATATTGTCCTGAGTAAAGCCTCCCTGCAGGGTGTAGACCTGAACTGGCTTCACCTGAATGACCCTTCATGTTCCCTAACTGCCAATGACACCCACATCATGGGCACCGTGTCACTCAACACCTGTGGCACAGTGATAGAG GACTCAGGTGACTTCATTGTCTTCAAAAATGAAATCAACACCTTTGAGGTGGCCAGTGCAGTCATCAGCAGGCGAAGTCACATCAAGATTGGCTTCTCATGCCAGTACCCTAAAGAAGCCAATGCAATAAGCCGTTACATGATTCCAGACTTCAACTATGTATTCACTGAGTCCAGTTTTGGTAGCTTTGGCTACTCCTTTGATATTTTCACCGACCAAACTTTTGAAACTGTGGTGGGACCTTCCAATTATCCTGTGAAGACCAAGCTGCTCGAGAAGATCTACATGGGTATCGAATCTCACTCTTCATTTCCAAACACACAGCTCTTCGTGGAGTCCTGCAGAGGAACACCAGACGGCAATCCCCAAAACCCAGTCTTCTATGACTTCCTCCAAAATGG GTGTTTATTGGATGAAACTATGATGGAACACTCTGACAACCCGAACAAATATTACTTTGAAATCGAAGCTTTCAGGTTTAGTGGAGATCAgaatcag GTGTTCATCAGCTGCTCCGTCATCTTGTGCGCTCAAGACGAGCCGAACTCGCGATGTTCTCTGGGATGTCTGCAGAGCCCATACAGACGCAAAAGAGACGTGGCCATGGAGACAGGAGTCCACTACTTAACCCAGGGTCCGATCGTGGTGGTGAGAGAAGACATGCATACTGAAG ggAGAGAGCAACTGACACCAAGGATACAACAGACACTCAGTTTAAAGAG ACGAAAATCTGGAAGAAAGCTTCGAGATGCCCACTGA
- the LOC114765544 gene encoding uncharacterized protein LOC114765544 isoform X2, with the protein MAISLDLLLFCTVAVQIASTSFYGGSMTFFPGERHQDGTLEVSVYYRESSNKSCGGQLNWDCLHGDCGNLLNSEAFVTDQGNSDLFPWCQSEGHMARILVNDSPFILGSSGCCWDINATGWRLDTLVDMGTRSDTQLPNSSPITATVPKLRIPQNCFSNVSLLAYDPNGDDVRCRFASDAGVNCSFCSHPDISLDQDLCSLNAINPLALGVHVFEMVLEDFPTKDINSTYRDGSSVVKHSPKQTADPTPLSRIPLQFAVEMLSPVENCTSGEVQPRFLTPTPSHGDIQKATVGQVLVITLRAQFAHSPILDFQVSGPWNMSKTTVNQSSTIAIATIRWTPQESDTGRSVPICFTADALTSQSEMRCIQVSVNQSPMPEQSMTGEGAVSCKGNLINIVLSKASLQGVDLNWLHLNDPSCSLTANDTHIMGTVSLNTCGTVIEDSGDFIVFKNEINTFEVASAVISRRSHIKIGFSCQYPKEANAISRYMIPDFNYVFTESSFGSFGYSFDIFTDQTFETVVGPSNYPVKTKLLEKIYMGIESHSSFPNTQLFVESCRGTPDGNPQNPVFYDFLQNGCLLDETMMEHSDNPNKYYFEIEAFRFSGDQNQVFISCSVILCAQDEPNSRCSLGCLQSPYRRKRDVAMETGVHYLTQGPIVVGESN; encoded by the exons ATGGCCATCTCTCTGGATTTGTTGCTGTTCTGTACAGTGGCTGTTCAAATTGCTTCTACAAGTTTCTATGGTGGATCTATGACATTTTTCCCCGGAGAAAGACACCAGGATGGAACACTTGAA GTGAGCGTCTACTACAGGGAGTCCAGCAATAAAAGTTGTGGGGGGCAACTCAACTGGGACTGTCTACATGGGGACTGTGGCAACCTCTTAAATTCTGAGGCATTTGTAACAGACCAGGGCAACTCAGATCTTTTCCCATGGTGCCAGTCTGAGGGCCACATGGCCAGAATCCTTGTGAATGATTCTCCCTTCATTTTGGG ATCTTCAGGGTGCTGCTGGGATATTAATGCCACAGGATGGAGACTGGACACTCTTGTTGACATGGGAACACGCTCTGACACACAGCTTCCAAATTCATCCCCCATCACTGCTACTGTTCCAAAACTAAG AATTCCACAAAACTGCTTTTCAAATGTTAGCCTTCTGGCCTACGACCCAAATGGAGATGATGTGAGGTGCAGATTTGCATCAGATGCCGGGGTCAATTGTTCATTCTGTTCACATCCAGATATCAGCCTTGACCAG GATCTGTGTAGTTTGAATGCAATTAATCCCCTGGCATTAGGGGTGCATGTGTTTGAAATGGTGCTGGAAGATTTCCCAACTAAAGACATCAACAGTACGTACAGAGATGGGTCATCTGTAGTCAAGCATTCTCCCAAACAGACAGCAGACCCCACACCACTGAGCAGAATCCCCCTGCAATTTGCTGTTGAAA TGCTTTCCCCAGTGGAAAACTGTACCTCTGGAGAGGTACAACCACGCTTCCTCACACCAACTCCTTCCCATGGGGATATTCAGAAGGCAACAGTGGGACAAGTCCTTGTCATCACCCTCCGAGCCCAGTTTGCCCACAGTCC tatctTGGACTTCCAGGTGAGCGGGCCTTGGAATATGAGCAAGACAACGGTGAATCAGAGCAGTACGATTGCCATAGCAACAATAAGATGGACGCCTCAGGAAAGCGACACGGGACGTTCTGTTCCGATCTGTTTCACTGCTGATGCATTAACAAG CCAGTCAGAGATGAGGTGTATACAAGTGAGTGTAAATCAGTCACCGATGCCTGAGCAGTCAATGACAG GTGAAGGTGCAGTGTCATGTAAGGGGAACCTTATAAATATTGTCCTGAGTAAAGCCTCCCTGCAGGGTGTAGACCTGAACTGGCTTCACCTGAATGACCCTTCATGTTCCCTAACTGCCAATGACACCCACATCATGGGCACCGTGTCACTCAACACCTGTGGCACAGTGATAGAG GACTCAGGTGACTTCATTGTCTTCAAAAATGAAATCAACACCTTTGAGGTGGCCAGTGCAGTCATCAGCAGGCGAAGTCACATCAAGATTGGCTTCTCATGCCAGTACCCTAAAGAAGCCAATGCAATAAGCCGTTACATGATTCCAGACTTCAACTATGTATTCACTGAGTCCAGTTTTGGTAGCTTTGGCTACTCCTTTGATATTTTCACCGACCAAACTTTTGAAACTGTGGTGGGACCTTCCAATTATCCTGTGAAGACCAAGCTGCTCGAGAAGATCTACATGGGTATCGAATCTCACTCTTCATTTCCAAACACACAGCTCTTCGTGGAGTCCTGCAGAGGAACACCAGACGGCAATCCCCAAAACCCAGTCTTCTATGACTTCCTCCAAAATGG GTGTTTATTGGATGAAACTATGATGGAACACTCTGACAACCCGAACAAATATTACTTTGAAATCGAAGCTTTCAGGTTTAGTGGAGATCAgaatcag GTGTTCATCAGCTGCTCCGTCATCTTGTGCGCTCAAGACGAGCCGAACTCGCGATGTTCTCTGGGATGTCTGCAGAGCCCATACAGACGCAAAAGAGACGTGGCCATGGAGACAGGAGTCCACTACTTAACCCAGGGTCCGATCGTGGTG ggAGAGAGCAACTGA